The following are encoded in a window of Methanococcus voltae genomic DNA:
- a CDS encoding ABC transporter substrate-binding protein — protein sequence MSGCVTHADGQNNATPPNNVDSQNSANNKIIVVDSSNRTVSFDKPVTRVVIENINPTEEIYALGKADSIVGVTERVIKYSEIGRYPASLQNRTVIGKIKEPNYEKIAELQPDVVITFTSMPPLPDEMGKTVEPFNIKVLGLDLYRMEVWEDEIRTLGKILAVEDSVTNDYINFFKDKWTLIKERTDKINKEDRPVVYMEGIPTYLSYGGAGYGCGMPGMIESSGGNYLFPDVEAPSFEADPEEVAKRNPDVIIKNVGGGHNYTDESELKRVWDEVMNRPELQQTNAVKNGRVYVLSQQVCAGSKKKIGPVYISKILYPEMFNDTNPNGFYSDYLENYLDIDYQGYYIYPALE from the coding sequence ATGTCCGGTTGTGTTACACATGCCGACGGGCAAAATAATGCAACTCCTCCTAATAATGTTGATTCCCAAAATAGTGCAAATAACAAAATAATAGTTGTAGATTCTTCAAATAGGACTGTATCCTTTGACAAACCTGTAACGAGGGTTGTTATTGAGAACATCAACCCTACAGAAGAAATATACGCACTCGGTAAAGCTGACAGTATTGTGGGCGTAACCGAAAGAGTTATTAAATATTCTGAAATTGGCAGATATCCTGCAAGTTTACAAAATAGAACCGTAATAGGTAAGATTAAAGAGCCTAATTACGAAAAAATCGCAGAATTACAACCTGATGTGGTAATTACATTTACAAGCATGCCTCCTTTGCCAGACGAGATGGGAAAAACCGTTGAACCATTTAATATAAAGGTTTTAGGTTTAGACCTCTACAGAATGGAAGTTTGGGAAGACGAAATCAGAACACTCGGCAAAATTTTAGCTGTCGAGGATAGCGTAACAAATGATTACATAAATTTCTTTAAAGATAAATGGACCCTCATAAAAGAGAGAACCGATAAAATAAATAAAGAAGACAGACCCGTTGTATATATGGAAGGAATTCCTACTTATTTATCATACGGTGGCGCAGGATATGGTTGTGGAATGCCTGGAATGATCGAAAGTTCCGGTGGTAACTACTTATTCCCTGACGTAGAAGCTCCTTCGTTTGAAGCTGATCCTGAAGAAGTAGCAAAAAGAAATCCTGACGTAATTATTAAAAATGTCGGTGGTGGACATAACTACACTGACGAAAGTGAATTAAAAAGAGTTTGGGACGAAGTAATGAACAGACCAGAACTTCAGCAAACTAATGCAGTTAAAAACGGCAGAGTTTATGTATTAAGCCAACAAGTATGTGCAGGTTCTAAGAAAAAAATCGGTCCAGTGTACATTTCAAAGATATTATATCCAGAAATGTTCAATGATACAAATCCAAATGGATTCTATTCAGACTATCTCGAAAACTATCTTGATATTGATTACCAAGGATATTACATTTACCCTGCATTAGAATAA